The stretch of DNA CATAGTAAGGTGTAACAATCCAGAGACGCTTTTCCGCAGTATAGGCCGCAGTCAGCAGGGCGTCATGGACAGGATCTTTAGGAACGTCAGGTCCGGAAGGAACAACTTGCACAACCCCTTTGCCGCTTTTTTCAGAAACTTTTCTGCAAGGAGGAATTATATTAACTGTTTCTCCTGAGGCGAATTCCCAGTCGGACTGAAAGACTTCTAAATAATGGCGCACAGCCGGTCCTTTCAAAACAAAGGAAAGATCCAGCCAGCGGTCTTCAAAAGGAGTGGGTCCGATATATTCCTTGGCAATATTCGTCCCTCCGGCAAGAACAAGCTTCTGGTCGGCAATTGCTATTTTACGGTGATTACGCAGATTGGTCCGTCCATGAAAAGGAGCTCTTAGAAGAGGCATGAAGTAGGCGACCTTGCCTCCATTTTTAAGCAGAGGGGCAAGAAATCTTCTGGAAGTAAAGAGCGAGCCTATATCGTCGAGCAGCAGTCTTACGGTGACACCGCTGGCAGCTTTTTTTGCCAGTTTTTCAACAACAGCCTTTCCTATTTCATCGCGGGAAAGAATAAAAGTTGTGATGAGAATCTGGTGCTCGGCTGTATCAATAAGTTTGATCAGTTCATTATATGTTTCCACCCCGTTCTGACAAAGCCGGACTTCATTGCCGCATGTTGCGCCTGGAATTCCATATTCGCGCAGAAGAGCATCAATGGGGTCGGCGTCTTCCAGTGGAATGGTATCCTGACCGACAAGGTGGATATTCTCTTTGGTATGAGCATCGCGTTTAAGTTTCCGCCCGCCTAAAGCAAGGTAGAGCGGTACTCCTATATATGGTGCGAAAAAGATAACCATCAACCATGCAAATGCGGAGGATGAAGTCCTCTGCTTGCGCAGAATGGACATTACAAGAATAGCGGCAAGTAAAAAACCGCAAACAACAGCAAAATGCCAGAAAAGTAAATTCCATTCCATAACGATTGCAGCTCCTTATCGTTAAAAAAGAGTACTGAAAAGAAGTGACAATAGGGCACAGCAAGGTACGACAATAACTATGTTCGTTCCCCGTCTTAATAATATAAAAGACGTAATGAGTATAAGGATATCTCCTGGTTCCGGCTTTACGGTCAGAAGAAACTGTCCTGTCATGGCGGCCATTAGTCCGACTAATGAGATTAAACTGCCGTATAAAGCTCTTTGCAGGATAGCACTGGAGCGAAGTCTGTCGTAAAAAGGCGCGACAAGATTGATCATAATAAATGACGGTGCAAAAACAGAAATTGTGGCAACAGCCGCTCCGAGAACCCCATCTAGCATGTAGCCGATAAAGGCGGAGGTCATGACAACGGGGCCTGGAGTAATCTGTCCGAGAGCTATTCCGTCCATGAATACGGACTGTGTCATCCAGTGGTAGTTGTTTACAACTTCGTGGAGCATTATCGGAAGGGATACATACCCGCCTCCGAAGGCAAAAAGATCGACCTTGGCCATGGTGAAGGCTAGGTGGAAAAATCTGCTTCCTGTAAGGAACAATACTGTAAGGATTAGAATGGCTCCTGCAATGAGAAATAACGGTCCTTTTACCCCGTATTTTACTTGTGAATGTTCTTTTGGATTCAGCCCTGTTATGTCGGTAAAAATAAGAGCGGATAAAGCACACATTACGACTAGAATTATAATAGGATTACCATTGAAAGCAAGCCAGCATCCGACCGCAAAGGCCATAAACTTTGCTGAATTTCTGCTGAGGTAGCGTAGTGAAAAATTGATGGCAGCGTGCGCGATAAGAGCTGTAACAACGGCTTTTAATCCGCCAAACATTGCTTCAATAGCCGGAATATTACCAAGAGATATGTACACTGCTGACAGTGCGCAAATCATAATAAAAGCAGGTAGTCCGAACCCTACGTATGCGACGAAAGATCCGGCAAGACCTCTTGTGTTCAGCCCGGCCCACGCTGTAACCTGCATAGCCGTTGCTCCGGGTACCAGCTGTGCCAAAGCTGTTCCGGCGGAGAAGTCTTCTTCGGATACCCATTTTTTTTTGTCCACAACTTCATTGCGGATGTACGGGATCATCGCCGGACCACCGAATGCGGTCATTCCTAGCCTTAGAAAACTGATGAAAATTGCAGGGAAGGTTGCTTTAGAAATTGGCTTATCTCGTTTCATTGTGCGTTAATTGTAACCATATTGTTCTTTATAATAAACTAAGCTACATATAGCTAGAAAACATAAATCTTATTGTGGCAGAATGAAATTGTTTGTCAAATAGAGTTCACCAATTTTTACTGAATTATCTTAGTCAAAATACTTTATTCAGCCCCTGCTTCGGGGCGTTATTTGGGGAGTCGTTTATGGGGCCCAGTAGTCCGAATATTAAATCCTTTTTCAAAGGTCAGGAGATTTTTAAAGAAGGACAGGAAAGCTCCGTTGCCTATATGATCAAAAAGGGCGCGGTAAATATTTATAAGGTCCTCAATAACGAAAAAATAATTCTTGCAAGGCTTGGCGAAGGCGAGATTTTTGGCGAGATGGGCGTTATTTCGAAAGGAACACGCTCAGCTAATGCCGAAGCAGCTGATTACTGTGATTTAATTATTCTTACCGATCAGATCATTTTCAAGCTCCTTGAACAATGCCCTAAAACCGTCCAGTACATGATCCGTCTTTTCGTAAAACGTCTTGCCCGTACTGGGGAGATGATTTCAGCTAAGGGACACCGCAGCAATTTTACAAGTATTTGTAGAATTTTAGATCTCTGCTATCAGAATCATTTGAATCTGCCCCGTGAACAAGCCAAAAAAGAGCGCAACCACGATATGGGGCTTGAATATAATAAACTCTGCAAGACCATTCGCGGAATAATTCTGGTTTCTCAGGGAGAGATTGATGCTGTAATTAACAAGCTTAAGAGCCTGAGAATTCTTGA from Desulfovibrio gilichinskyi encodes:
- a CDS encoding phospholipase D-like domain-containing protein — translated: MEWNLLFWHFAVVCGFLLAAILVMSILRKQRTSSSAFAWLMVIFFAPYIGVPLYLALGGRKLKRDAHTKENIHLVGQDTIPLEDADPIDALLREYGIPGATCGNEVRLCQNGVETYNELIKLIDTAEHQILITTFILSRDEIGKAVVEKLAKKAASGVTVRLLLDDIGSLFTSRRFLAPLLKNGGKVAYFMPLLRAPFHGRTNLRNHRKIAIADQKLVLAGGTNIAKEYIGPTPFEDRWLDLSFVLKGPAVRHYLEVFQSDWEFASGETVNIIPPCRKVSEKSGKGVVQVVPSGPDVPKDPVHDALLTAAYTAEKRLWIVTPYYVPDEALAQALRLAAQRGVDLRVLVPEKSNHRLADLARGTHLRELAECGGKVIKYPHMVHAKVVVVDDRLGVVGSANMDMRSLFLNYEIVMFSYSKAEIKPVHDWVESLMKEGKQGVQAVGPMRDTAEGVARLIAPLL
- the chrA gene encoding chromate efflux transporter codes for the protein MKRDKPISKATFPAIFISFLRLGMTAFGGPAMIPYIRNEVVDKKKWVSEEDFSAGTALAQLVPGATAMQVTAWAGLNTRGLAGSFVAYVGFGLPAFIMICALSAVYISLGNIPAIEAMFGGLKAVVTALIAHAAINFSLRYLSRNSAKFMAFAVGCWLAFNGNPIIILVVMCALSALIFTDITGLNPKEHSQVKYGVKGPLFLIAGAILILTVLFLTGSRFFHLAFTMAKVDLFAFGGGYVSLPIMLHEVVNNYHWMTQSVFMDGIALGQITPGPVVMTSAFIGYMLDGVLGAAVATISVFAPSFIMINLVAPFYDRLRSSAILQRALYGSLISLVGLMAAMTGQFLLTVKPEPGDILILITSFILLRRGTNIVIVVPCCALLSLLFSTLF